A window of Reinekea marina contains these coding sequences:
- a CDS encoding cation diffusion facilitator family transporter, with amino-acid sequence MTDPTLSSKQRYAVIAKVNWVCSVVDALLSTLKLTIGFITRSPALIADGVHSLSDLATDILALILGNMAQHGPDEDHPYGHARYETIGTVALGATLVAVAIGIAYDNVMAAWQGESITPHWLSLLAVLVSIISKEALFHYSMKHAKATNSNLLEANAWHSRSDSLSSVVVFFGILASMAGYPILEYVAALAVAVLIGKMGVGLTWNATQDLVDRGVPQDKLDAYKTTLLSSNAIDDVHMIRTRLMGNDVFIDAHIQVSPFLTVSEAHQLNDNSAANLKKTHDEITDVTLHIDFEPDNIQAKTLLMPKRSEVESALANSNLAHYQRLYLHYKGATLSIEILFDENAIIPADYQITTMALQKQFDWINRIELYKKTQ; translated from the coding sequence ATGACTGATCCTACGCTTTCAAGTAAGCAACGGTATGCGGTTATCGCCAAAGTTAACTGGGTCTGCTCAGTTGTTGACGCGCTCTTGTCTACACTAAAGCTCACCATTGGCTTTATCACTCGTTCCCCGGCACTGATTGCCGATGGTGTTCACAGCCTTAGCGACTTAGCGACCGATATACTCGCGCTCATCTTAGGTAATATGGCGCAACATGGTCCTGATGAGGACCATCCTTATGGTCACGCTCGATACGAGACCATAGGAACGGTCGCCTTAGGCGCTACTTTAGTCGCCGTAGCCATCGGGATTGCTTATGACAATGTGATGGCCGCATGGCAGGGCGAGTCGATCACACCTCACTGGTTGTCCTTGCTCGCTGTGTTAGTGTCAATCATTAGCAAAGAGGCATTGTTTCACTATTCAATGAAACACGCCAAAGCCACCAACTCCAATTTACTCGAGGCGAATGCATGGCATTCTAGGTCTGATAGCCTCTCTTCTGTGGTGGTATTTTTTGGTATTTTAGCCTCTATGGCTGGCTACCCTATTCTAGAATATGTCGCCGCATTAGCTGTTGCCGTTCTAATAGGAAAAATGGGCGTGGGTTTAACCTGGAACGCAACGCAGGATTTAGTAGACCGAGGGGTACCACAAGACAAGTTAGACGCATATAAAACAACGCTGCTGAGCTCTAACGCTATCGATGATGTGCATATGATACGCACTCGACTTATGGGCAATGACGTATTTATAGACGCCCACATACAAGTAAGTCCATTTTTAACAGTCTCTGAGGCGCATCAATTGAATGACAATTCTGCAGCCAACCTCAAAAAAACACACGATGAAATAACAGACGTAACCTTACATATCGACTTTGAGCCCGATAACATTCAAGCCAAAACATTGCTCATGCCAAAACGCAGTGAGGTTGAATCAGCCCTTGCCAACTCTAACTTAGCTCACTATCAACGCCTTTACTTACACTATAAAGGCGCAACGTTAAGCATCGAAATCTTATTCGATGAGAACGCAATTATTCCGGCCGATTATCAAATAACAACGATGGCATTACAAAAGCAATTTGATTGGATTAATCGAATAGAATTATACAAAAAGACTCAGTAA
- a CDS encoding GFA family protein, giving the protein MFFESSGLTYLFLEKTSGEGVLMGIKEVDGVVIQDKHKASCHCGAVELRFDLPNGLEELRRCDCSLCRRRGAIAASVSLTGIQIIKGKERLKLYQFNTKTAKHYFCDTCGIYTHHQRRSNPNQYGFNVACLEGVNPLKLESIPTNDGVNHPADRQSG; this is encoded by the coding sequence TTGTTTTTCGAATCCAGCGGATTAACTTACTTATTTTTAGAAAAAACCAGTGGTGAAGGAGTTCTTATGGGCATTAAGGAAGTTGATGGGGTTGTCATTCAAGATAAACATAAGGCTAGCTGTCATTGTGGGGCCGTTGAATTAAGGTTTGACTTGCCGAATGGCCTTGAAGAGCTAAGGCGATGTGATTGCTCGTTGTGCCGACGTCGTGGTGCTATAGCCGCTTCAGTTTCGTTAACGGGTATTCAAATCATAAAAGGTAAAGAACGCTTAAAGCTCTATCAATTCAATACAAAGACAGCGAAACATTATTTTTGTGATACCTGCGGCATTTATACTCATCACCAACGACGTTCCAACCCGAATCAATACGGATTTAATGTGGCTTGTTTGGAAGGCGTAAACCCATTGAAGCTCGAAAGTATTCCGACGAATGACGGCGTAAATCACCCGGCTGATCGACAATCGGGTTAG
- a CDS encoding DUF2914 domain-containing protein — translation MAMTASLVFAADAQVSRHQFSTAIENREPVDAVTDAMNVNPLFYFTELNNFEGTMVTHRWSFNGNQMAEVTFNVGGPRWRVYSSKQLLPEWDGEWMVEVIDEAGNTVASDTINVVIE, via the coding sequence ATGGCCATGACCGCATCTCTTGTGTTCGCTGCCGATGCACAAGTTTCTCGTCACCAGTTTTCAACCGCTATCGAAAACCGCGAGCCCGTAGACGCCGTAACTGATGCGATGAATGTGAACCCGTTGTTTTACTTCACCGAACTAAATAACTTCGAAGGCACAATGGTGACCCACCGCTGGTCTTTCAATGGCAATCAAATGGCTGAAGTTACTTTCAATGTTGGTGGCCCTCGCTGGCGCGTATACAGCTCTAAGCAGCTGTTACCTGAATGGGATGGCGAATGGATGGTCGAAGTTATAGATGAAGCGGGTAATACTGTGGCGTCTGATACCATTAACGTTGTTATCGAATAA
- a CDS encoding YEATS-associated helix-containing protein yields MANHMFILVIIILMAGVFGGLLNYYLQVQADTENASMPRSIMGGLAGAFLVPIVLYIVGSDLVETSLGDPSGLLIFAGYCLIAAWSSRFAMTTVTQRMKQDVQLAKAKAEETLVELRLLQRELEPLLEMETESDEGSEVKPLPPEEELDVTTQNVLSALGNGRYIFRSLPGLEAETTLDEHTLSKTLGIIVARDLGGKVLSKKGTRWFITGKGRKYLAASN; encoded by the coding sequence ATGGCGAATCATATGTTTATTCTAGTCATTATAATCTTAATGGCGGGGGTATTTGGTGGTCTTTTAAACTATTACCTTCAAGTACAGGCAGATACTGAAAACGCAAGCATGCCTCGGTCTATTATGGGCGGGCTAGCCGGAGCTTTCTTAGTTCCTATCGTTCTTTACATCGTCGGCAGCGATTTAGTAGAAACCAGTCTCGGTGATCCGAGTGGGCTGCTAATTTTTGCAGGGTATTGTTTAATTGCCGCTTGGTCAAGCCGCTTTGCTATGACCACCGTAACGCAGCGAATGAAACAAGACGTACAACTTGCCAAAGCAAAAGCTGAAGAAACGTTAGTTGAATTGCGACTATTGCAACGTGAGCTTGAACCTTTATTGGAAATGGAAACCGAATCGGACGAAGGCAGTGAAGTAAAACCCTTACCGCCCGAAGAAGAGCTGGACGTCACGACACAAAATGTTTTATCCGCCTTAGGCAATGGTCGGTATATTTTCCGTTCATTACCAGGGTTAGAGGCTGAAACAACATTAGATGAGCATACACTGTCTAAAACGCTCGGAATCATCGTAGCGCGTGATCTAGGGGGCAAGGTGCTCAGTAAAAAAGGCACGCGTTGGTTTATTACCGGTAAAGGCCGTAAATATTTAGCCGCATCAAATTAA
- a CDS encoding YcgN family cysteine cluster protein, which translates to MADQVFWQTKTLQEMSRREWESLCDGCGKCCLQKLEDEEDESVYYTSVVCQYMTDDCRCSEYQNRQKLVPNCVWLKPEDVDSFFWLPSTCAYRLIAEGKPLPDWHPLVSGDPQRIHAVNVSVTSLNLVRDNEVTEEEWQNYVIAPQ; encoded by the coding sequence ATGGCAGATCAAGTTTTTTGGCAAACGAAAACGCTACAAGAAATGAGTCGTCGTGAGTGGGAATCCCTGTGCGATGGATGTGGTAAATGCTGCCTGCAGAAGTTAGAAGATGAAGAGGATGAGTCGGTTTATTATACCTCGGTTGTTTGCCAATATATGACGGATGACTGCCGTTGTTCTGAGTATCAAAATCGACAAAAATTAGTACCCAATTGTGTTTGGCTAAAACCGGAAGATGTAGATTCATTTTTTTGGTTGCCATCGACCTGTGCGTACCGGTTAATTGCTGAAGGCAAACCATTGCCAGACTGGCACCCATTGGTAAGTGGAGATCCACAGCGAATTCATGCAGTTAATGTTTCTGTAACTTCGTTAAACTTAGTTCGAGACAACGAAGTCACAGAGGAAGAGTGGCAAAATTATGTCATTGCGCCTCAATAA
- a CDS encoding YcgL domain-containing protein codes for MREIVSVYRSSKNSDTYVYVAKKQGIKAIPDALKELVGKPIHAFDMLLTEDKKLARVEAVKVLESISEQGFFLQLPPPKEDLLAEMKKASE; via the coding sequence ATGCGTGAAATAGTCAGTGTATATAGGTCTAGCAAAAACTCGGATACCTATGTGTATGTTGCAAAGAAGCAGGGTATAAAGGCTATCCCCGACGCATTAAAAGAGCTGGTGGGTAAACCCATTCATGCTTTTGATATGTTGCTGACAGAGGATAAAAAACTGGCTCGCGTTGAGGCGGTTAAAGTTTTAGAGAGTATTTCAGAGCAAGGCTTCTTCTTACAGCTGCCGCCTCCAAAAGAAGATTTGTTGGCTGAAATGAAAAAAGCAAGCGAGTAA
- the rnd gene encoding ribonuclease D — protein sequence MIDDYQWVIGDEQLAQCVAIWSKAPVLALDTEFIRTETFYPQLGLIQVGIEQQTWLIDPLTITKWRPFADLLTNEQVVKVLHALSEDVEVLQCTVGCNIANVLDTQVAASFLGYPQQMSYAKLIGELCDQEIAKEVTRSDWLKRPLDPVQCQYAAADVYWLYKAFFHLKEKLDNLGRYDWAQEDSQRQAVTSNVNPTQYYKKLRGGWKLKGARLLTLQLLAQWREELARSQDVNRGRILKDKEMLVIAEKMPTRTAQLQQDVKLGSRTIRLYGSSILSFVEQANNARKEAWPELIDGPLPADQADIYQQIKTKINDIAEQNDIPVDTLARRKLLEAWVRSGCRTGHYNIPEFFTGWRKAYLVEPISTILNKQWQEVDHA from the coding sequence ATGATTGATGATTACCAGTGGGTTATTGGCGATGAGCAGCTCGCTCAATGTGTCGCAATTTGGTCCAAGGCGCCAGTACTCGCCTTAGACACTGAGTTTATTCGTACGGAAACCTTTTATCCTCAGCTAGGGCTAATTCAAGTTGGTATTGAACAGCAAACATGGCTAATTGACCCACTTACCATTACTAAATGGCGTCCATTTGCCGACCTATTGACGAATGAGCAAGTGGTTAAAGTGTTGCATGCATTATCGGAAGACGTTGAGGTTTTGCAATGCACAGTCGGGTGTAACATTGCCAACGTTTTAGATACACAGGTGGCGGCAAGTTTTCTAGGCTACCCACAGCAAATGAGTTACGCCAAATTGATCGGTGAACTCTGTGATCAAGAAATCGCTAAAGAAGTGACACGCTCTGATTGGTTGAAACGACCACTGGATCCTGTGCAATGTCAGTATGCGGCTGCGGATGTTTATTGGCTGTATAAGGCGTTTTTCCATCTTAAAGAAAAGCTGGATAATCTAGGGCGATACGATTGGGCTCAAGAAGACAGTCAACGCCAGGCGGTAACCAGCAACGTGAATCCAACGCAATATTATAAAAAATTGCGCGGTGGCTGGAAACTAAAGGGCGCGCGATTACTGACGTTGCAGTTATTGGCTCAATGGCGAGAAGAGCTGGCCCGCAGTCAAGATGTGAATCGAGGTCGAATTTTAAAAGACAAAGAGATGTTGGTCATTGCTGAAAAAATGCCTACTCGAACCGCTCAGTTACAGCAAGATGTGAAGCTAGGCTCAAGAACGATTCGGCTCTACGGTTCAAGTATTCTTAGCTTTGTCGAACAAGCGAATAATGCTCGCAAAGAGGCATGGCCTGAACTAATCGATGGGCCGCTTCCGGCGGATCAAGCCGATATTTACCAACAAATTAAAACTAAAATTAATGACATAGCCGAGCAGAATGATATTCCCGTGGATACCTTAGCTCGCAGAAAACTATTGGAAGCCTGGGTCAGGAGTGGTTGCCGAACAGGTCACTATAACATTCCTGAATTTTTTACGGGGTGGCGTAAAGCCTATTTAGTAGAACCCATTTCAACCATCCTAAATAAGCAGTGGCAAGAGGTCGATCATGCGTGA
- the recR gene encoding recombination mediator RecR produces the protein MSYTPSTESLIKALQILPGIGVRSAQRLALHLLERAPDDAKSLNHALSDALSKVKKCPSCRTLTESPLCEICTDEARDSTVLCVVISDADKEGLELSGHFNGRYFVLHGVLSPIDGIGPEQLGIWQLVDKLTAADNSVTEVLLALDDQMESDATAYFINEQLKKLKIECARVRFSQFKSGTLDKADSRIIADAFANKQSLGFEHD, from the coding sequence ATGTCTTACACGCCATCGACAGAAAGCTTAATTAAAGCTTTGCAAATATTACCCGGCATTGGGGTGCGATCAGCGCAACGCCTTGCGTTACATTTGTTAGAGCGCGCACCAGACGATGCAAAGTCACTTAACCATGCGTTGTCTGACGCCTTATCTAAAGTCAAAAAATGCCCAAGTTGCCGAACCTTAACGGAATCGCCTTTGTGTGAAATTTGCACCGATGAAGCCCGAGACAGCACGGTATTATGTGTGGTCATCAGTGATGCCGACAAAGAAGGGTTAGAGCTTTCGGGGCATTTTAACGGTCGATATTTTGTGCTGCATGGTGTGCTTTCGCCGATAGATGGTATTGGCCCTGAGCAATTAGGAATTTGGCAGTTGGTCGATAAACTGACGGCCGCTGATAATTCAGTAACTGAGGTGTTGTTAGCACTTGACGATCAGATGGAATCGGATGCCACCGCTTACTTTATAAATGAGCAGCTAAAAAAATTAAAGATTGAATGCGCGCGCGTGCGCTTTTCTCAATTTAAAAGCGGCACACTCGATAAAGCCGACAGCCGAATCATTGCTGATGCCTTTGCAAACAAACAATCGTTAGGTTTTGAACATGATTGA
- a CDS encoding YbaB/EbfC family nucleoid-associated protein encodes MMKGGMGGLMKQAQQMQEKMQAMQEEVANTEVTGESGAGLVKIIMTGRHDVKSVSLDDSLMSEDKDLLEDLLAAAVNDAVRKVETVSKEKMSSVAGGLNLPPGMNLPF; translated from the coding sequence ATGATGAAAGGTGGAATGGGCGGCTTAATGAAACAAGCCCAGCAAATGCAAGAAAAAATGCAGGCCATGCAAGAAGAAGTGGCAAACACAGAAGTTACAGGCGAATCTGGTGCTGGCTTAGTGAAAATAATCATGACGGGCCGACACGATGTTAAATCGGTTTCGTTAGATGATTCTTTAATGTCAGAAGATAAAGATTTATTAGAAGATTTACTGGCGGCGGCTGTTAACGATGCCGTTCGTAAAGTTGAAACGGTTAGCAAAGAAAAAATGTCTTCTGTGGCCGGAGGGCTAAACTTGCCACCGGGAATGAACCTTCCTTTCTAA
- the dnaX gene encoding DNA polymerase III subunit gamma/tau encodes MSYQVLARKWRPSTFKEMVGQVHVLRALMNALDQQRLHHAYLFTGTRGVGKTTIARLVAKSLNCEVGVSSTPCGTCSACTEIAEGRFVDLIEVDAASRTKVEDTRELLENVQYAPTRGRYKVYLIDEVHMLSTSSFNALLKTLEEPPEHVKFLLATTDPQKLPVTVLSRCLQFNLKNMSREHIVQHLSHILSEEKVGFDDASLWAIAESAQGSMRDALSLTDQAIAFGEGQLRENEVASMLGTVDLKRVLKLAQLLFEKNIDGLMALIQEVDDHAPDYQALMAELMSTLHRLAIAQAAPSAIDNQKGDQDAILHIAKNTSPEDVHLYYQIAIKAKPEMALAPSERAGFEMALLRMLAFSQTPAVAIGELPTLVAAEAKGTAAQVQEAGQDQIPKLERSQEPSVEPENTQSLQQLSSAESSDSPYDVTEQVSDSNRPGTAEQIGTKTREVATENGTPPWEATVEDAPNQTRVNEIAPVPVPESHEPEPKAEQARLDAVGELEISQSLVKEGEQPADALPESSDTPQSPLPAQTSAEELLLPTQSQPATWPETDKESDPVFWWQVSLHRMGLTGMTKTVFANSQWKSFDDGTLNIQISPNYKKIMNDSHCERLLQSVKQWLPECKHINYEFGAVESTPQRWADDIVHRAKHAAKTELLQDSFIQQLMSDYQAELDEMSINPNLSPIPTGA; translated from the coding sequence ATGTCTTATCAGGTTTTAGCTAGGAAATGGCGCCCATCCACCTTCAAAGAAATGGTGGGTCAAGTTCACGTGTTGCGCGCCTTGATGAATGCTCTCGATCAACAGCGATTGCACCATGCCTATTTGTTTACCGGCACGCGAGGAGTGGGTAAAACCACTATCGCCCGTCTGGTCGCCAAAAGCTTAAATTGCGAGGTAGGGGTGAGTTCTACACCTTGCGGAACCTGTTCAGCTTGCACAGAGATAGCCGAAGGGCGTTTCGTAGACCTCATTGAAGTTGATGCCGCAAGCCGAACTAAAGTTGAAGACACTCGTGAGTTGCTTGAAAACGTGCAATATGCGCCGACCCGTGGCCGTTATAAAGTTTACTTGATCGATGAAGTCCATATGCTGTCTACCAGCAGTTTCAATGCCTTACTTAAAACGCTCGAAGAACCGCCCGAGCATGTTAAGTTTTTGCTGGCGACGACGGACCCTCAAAAACTGCCGGTGACCGTGTTGTCTCGTTGCTTGCAATTTAACTTAAAAAACATGTCGCGAGAGCACATTGTTCAACACTTGTCGCATATTTTATCCGAAGAAAAGGTTGGCTTTGACGATGCATCGCTGTGGGCCATTGCTGAATCGGCTCAAGGCAGTATGCGTGATGCACTCAGTTTAACCGATCAAGCCATCGCATTTGGCGAAGGGCAGTTGCGAGAAAATGAAGTGGCTTCCATGTTGGGTACAGTCGATCTCAAACGCGTATTAAAGCTTGCTCAGTTATTGTTTGAAAAGAACATAGACGGCCTGATGGCGCTCATTCAAGAAGTAGATGATCACGCTCCAGACTATCAGGCGTTAATGGCCGAGTTAATGTCTACGTTGCATCGCCTTGCTATAGCCCAAGCTGCTCCGTCAGCCATTGATAACCAAAAGGGCGATCAAGATGCGATATTGCATATAGCTAAAAATACCAGCCCAGAAGACGTTCACCTATATTATCAAATAGCGATAAAAGCCAAGCCCGAAATGGCTTTAGCCCCGAGCGAGCGAGCCGGTTTCGAAATGGCCTTGTTGAGGATGCTTGCATTCAGTCAAACACCTGCGGTTGCGATTGGAGAGTTACCAACACTGGTCGCCGCTGAAGCTAAAGGCACGGCCGCTCAAGTGCAAGAGGCAGGCCAGGACCAGATCCCAAAGCTTGAGCGCTCGCAAGAGCCTAGCGTTGAGCCTGAGAATACTCAATCCTTACAACAATTAAGTTCAGCCGAATCTTCAGACAGTCCTTATGACGTTACTGAACAGGTGTCAGATTCAAATCGGCCGGGAACTGCTGAGCAAATTGGTACAAAGACCCGTGAAGTGGCGACCGAAAACGGCACTCCACCTTGGGAGGCGACTGTTGAAGACGCTCCCAACCAGACGCGGGTTAATGAAATTGCGCCTGTGCCTGTGCCTGAAAGTCACGAGCCAGAACCAAAAGCAGAACAAGCCCGATTAGACGCGGTGGGTGAGCTCGAGATTAGTCAATCTCTGGTGAAAGAAGGCGAACAACCCGCCGATGCGTTACCCGAAAGTTCAGATACACCACAGTCACCGTTACCAGCGCAAACCAGTGCTGAAGAGCTATTGCTTCCGACTCAAAGCCAACCAGCCACTTGGCCGGAGACTGATAAGGAATCGGACCCGGTATTTTGGTGGCAAGTGTCACTGCACCGAATGGGGCTTACGGGTATGACCAAGACCGTGTTTGCTAACAGTCAGTGGAAAAGTTTCGATGATGGTACTTTAAATATCCAGATCTCACCTAATTATAAAAAAATCATGAACGACAGCCATTGCGAAAGATTGCTGCAATCCGTAAAGCAATGGTTGCCAGAGTGTAAGCATATAAATTATGAGTTTGGTGCCGTAGAAAGCACTCCGCAACGATGGGCGGACGATATCGTTCATCGTGCTAAGCACGCAGCAAAAACTGAGTTGCTGCAAGACTCTTTTATTCAACAATTGATGTCTGATTATCAAGCAGAGCTTGATGAGATGTCTATTAATCCAAATCTTAGTCCAATACCTACAGGAGCCTAA
- a CDS encoding nuclear transport factor 2 family protein, which translates to MQTIIERLQRTYNCLNKENIDSDLLDQLYTDDILFQDPLHQFQSLSKLRDYFKRLYKNVDHISFNYQDVEANDREAFVTWSMTFLNRNFNKGNPVTVEGISHLKFRDGKISSHRDYFDSTHMIFDHIPLMGRIIRMIKNKL; encoded by the coding sequence ATGCAAACCATCATAGAGCGATTACAACGCACCTATAACTGTTTAAACAAAGAAAACATCGACAGCGACTTACTTGATCAGCTGTATACCGACGACATTTTGTTTCAAGACCCACTCCACCAGTTTCAGTCCCTTAGCAAGCTGCGCGATTATTTTAAGCGCTTGTATAAAAATGTTGATCACATCAGTTTTAACTACCAAGATGTCGAGGCAAATGATCGCGAAGCTTTTGTAACTTGGTCGATGACTTTTCTGAATAGAAACTTTAACAAAGGCAACCCTGTTACGGTCGAAGGCATTTCGCACCTTAAGTTTCGTGATGGGAAAATCAGCTCACATCGGGATTACTTCGACAGCACACATATGATTTTTGATCACATCCCGCTTATGGGTCGCATCATTCGAATGATAAAAAACAAACTCTAA
- a CDS encoding NAD(P)/FAD-dependent oxidoreductase produces MSRKKIAIIGSGISGLTAAAKLHPNHDIHVFEANDIIGGHTHTEQVEIEGKTYGINTGFIVYNDWVYKNFNELMAPLNLKRVPTEMSFSIKDDITGLEYNGHNLDTLFAQRRNLFSPKFYKMIKDILKFNRESIADYNANAIDESLTLAEYFNQKNLGKMFINKYIIPMGAAIWSSGEADMMNFPALFFIRFFKNHGLLSIKDRPQWYTLEGGSAAYLEPLSRPFKDKITTSARIKTVIRKADSVELVMENNNKITFDEVVFACHSDQALALLDQPSQAETEILGAIPYTPNEVILHTDESLLPKRRKAWAAWNYHLGIDNKAPASLTYNMNMLQSIEDAPVTFCVTLNRTQLIDPSKIIGRYQYDHPVFGPKTEGAQARYHEIGNQQRTHFCGAYWFNGFHEDGVNSALRVVQDIESQQSSAGTASTQGAHV; encoded by the coding sequence ATGTCTCGGAAAAAAATCGCTATCATCGGTTCAGGGATTTCAGGATTAACCGCAGCAGCGAAATTACACCCTAATCATGACATACATGTTTTTGAAGCCAACGACATCATCGGCGGCCACACCCACACTGAACAAGTCGAAATAGAGGGAAAGACCTACGGCATCAACACGGGTTTTATTGTTTACAATGATTGGGTTTATAAAAATTTTAACGAACTGATGGCTCCGCTTAATTTAAAACGCGTGCCAACTGAGATGAGTTTCTCGATTAAAGACGACATTACTGGGCTTGAGTATAATGGTCACAATCTAGATACCTTGTTTGCCCAGCGTAGGAACTTGTTTTCGCCAAAGTTCTACAAAATGATCAAGGACATATTAAAATTCAACCGAGAAAGCATTGCCGACTACAACGCTAATGCCATTGATGAATCTTTAACCCTAGCGGAATATTTTAATCAGAAAAACCTAGGAAAAATGTTTATCAATAAATACATAATTCCGATGGGCGCAGCTATTTGGTCTAGCGGAGAAGCCGACATGATGAACTTCCCTGCTCTGTTCTTTATTCGCTTTTTTAAAAATCATGGCCTATTGTCAATTAAAGACCGACCACAATGGTACACGCTAGAAGGTGGCTCTGCGGCTTATTTAGAGCCACTTTCGCGTCCATTTAAAGATAAAATTACCACCTCAGCTCGCATCAAAACAGTGATACGAAAGGCTGACTCAGTAGAATTGGTCATGGAAAACAATAATAAAATCACATTTGATGAAGTAGTTTTTGCTTGCCACAGCGATCAAGCACTCGCCTTACTTGATCAACCATCCCAAGCTGAAACTGAAATTTTAGGCGCTATTCCTTATACTCCTAATGAAGTGATCTTGCATACCGATGAATCCCTACTGCCTAAACGGCGAAAGGCTTGGGCCGCTTGGAATTACCACTTAGGTATAGACAACAAAGCCCCTGCTAGCCTTACTTATAATATGAATATGTTGCAAAGCATTGAAGATGCCCCCGTAACATTTTGTGTCACCCTGAACAGAACTCAATTGATAGATCCGAGTAAGATCATTGGCCGCTACCAGTATGATCACCCTGTTTTCGGTCCAAAAACGGAAGGCGCTCAAGCTAGATACCACGAAATAGGTAATCAACAGCGTACCCACTTTTGTGGTGCTTACTGGTTTAATGGGTTTCACGAAGATGGTGTTAACTCTGCATTGCGTGTGGTACAAGATATAGAAAGCCAACAGTCATCTGCGGGTACAGCTTCAACACAAGGCGCTCACGTTTGA
- a CDS encoding DUF1365 domain-containing protein, translating to MKTLNSRIYTGWVRHRRFSPSEHQFKYKVFMLYLDLDEINSVFSISKLWSINRFNWQSFYRADFFKGKHSDLKQSVLTYISENSDIKAEQIARVCMLTNLRTLGFSMNPVTFYYAYDESGELLVIMPEITNTPWGERDQYLLSTNENPIHGLEPAVETTARSFRYKLAKKFHVSPFNPMDMEYDWRFSTPTDTTNTIHLANYKEQKKVFDATMVLEPVEITAKNIRHTLIQFPLITVKVASGIYINALRLWLKKVPFYRHPNKI from the coding sequence TTGAAGACATTGAATAGCCGAATATATACTGGGTGGGTTCGTCACCGACGCTTTTCACCCAGCGAACACCAGTTTAAATACAAGGTATTTATGCTTTACCTTGATTTGGACGAAATTAATTCCGTTTTTTCAATCTCAAAGTTATGGTCGATTAATCGTTTCAATTGGCAAAGCTTTTATCGAGCCGATTTTTTTAAAGGTAAACACTCAGATTTAAAGCAATCGGTATTAACCTATATTTCAGAAAACAGCGACATTAAAGCAGAACAAATTGCTCGCGTGTGCATGTTAACTAACTTACGAACGCTCGGTTTCTCTATGAACCCGGTGACCTTTTATTATGCCTACGATGAGTCCGGTGAATTGCTGGTAATAATGCCCGAGATTACCAATACGCCCTGGGGTGAGCGCGACCAATACCTACTTTCTACCAATGAAAACCCTATCCATGGTTTAGAACCGGCCGTGGAAACCACTGCGCGATCATTTCGATATAAGCTAGCAAAAAAATTCCATGTATCGCCTTTTAACCCAATGGATATGGAATATGACTGGCGGTTCTCAACCCCTACGGACACAACAAATACGATCCACTTGGCAAATTATAAAGAACAAAAAAAAGTGTTTGATGCCACCATGGTTTTAGAGCCTGTAGAGATAACCGCGAAAAATATTCGCCATACACTGATCCAGTTTCCATTAATAACCGTAAAAGTTGCATCAGGTATTTATATAAACGCCTTACGGCTTTGGTTAAAGAAAGTACCATTTTATCGTCACCCAAATAAAATATAA